In Brevibacterium zhoupengii, the following are encoded in one genomic region:
- a CDS encoding quinone-dependent dihydroorotate dehydrogenase, whose amino-acid sequence MYSLIFRLFFAPMDAERAHHVSFTALRILDSIPGLGRLLRLVLARGTRDEVDVLGLRFPNRLGLAAGFDKNGEGIRALSALGFGHIEVGTITAHAQPGNDKPRLFRLRDNIALLNRMGFNNQGARQAAFNIEKQRKSIASLPSAQRPIIGINIGKTKVVDAADAVEDYASSARFCAPLADYLVINVSSPNTPGLRDLQSVSSLEPIIDAVRSAAAEVVPAPRSTLGHVPLLVKIAPDLSDEDVIDICELALRAGVDGLITTNTTIDRDVLNGREADFARGQAGGISGRPLAPRSMEVLRLVKAAVGDSLSIISVGGIADANDISARLAAGADLVQSYSEMIYSGPFWPGRIIRGARSRTLLTRGIGDV is encoded by the coding sequence GTGTACTCACTTATCTTCAGACTCTTCTTCGCCCCAATGGATGCCGAACGTGCACATCATGTGTCGTTCACGGCGCTGAGAATCCTCGACTCCATCCCTGGTCTAGGTCGCCTGCTGCGCCTGGTTCTGGCTCGCGGCACTCGAGACGAGGTGGACGTGCTGGGATTGCGGTTCCCCAACCGCCTCGGGCTTGCCGCAGGTTTCGACAAGAACGGTGAGGGGATTCGTGCCCTGTCGGCACTGGGCTTCGGCCACATCGAGGTCGGCACGATCACCGCTCATGCCCAGCCCGGCAACGACAAGCCTCGACTGTTTCGCCTGCGCGACAATATTGCGCTGCTCAATCGGATGGGCTTCAACAATCAGGGTGCCCGACAGGCCGCTTTCAACATCGAGAAGCAGCGGAAGTCCATTGCCTCCCTGCCCTCGGCACAGCGACCGATCATCGGGATCAACATCGGCAAGACCAAGGTCGTCGACGCTGCCGATGCGGTCGAGGACTATGCGAGTTCAGCGCGGTTCTGTGCGCCTCTGGCTGACTACCTCGTCATCAATGTCAGTTCGCCCAACACTCCGGGGCTGCGTGACCTGCAGTCCGTGTCGAGCCTTGAGCCCATCATCGACGCCGTGCGCTCTGCCGCCGCCGAGGTTGTCCCAGCTCCGCGCTCCACGCTCGGTCATGTGCCCCTGTTGGTGAAGATCGCCCCTGATCTCAGTGACGAGGACGTCATCGACATCTGTGAGTTGGCCCTGCGTGCAGGAGTCGACGGCCTCATCACCACGAACACGACGATTGATCGGGATGTGCTCAATGGTCGGGAAGCGGACTTCGCCCGCGGCCAGGCCGGAGGCATCTCGGGCCGTCCCTTGGCCCCTCGATCGATGGAGGTTCTGCGCTTGGTCAAAGCCGCCGTCGGCGACAGCTTGAGCATCATCTCGGTGGGGGGAATAGCCGACGCCAACGACATCAGCGCCCGGCTTGCGGCGGGCGCTGATCTGGTTCAGTCCTATTCGGAGATGATCTATTCCGGTCCGTTCTGGCCAGGACGGATCATCCGTGGAGCCCGCTCGAGAACTCTGCTTACTCGGGGTATTGGCGACGTTTGA
- a CDS encoding DUF3043 domain-containing protein produces MNNDGSHPDAAPQREAEQKKGRPTPKRSQQESVRKQPLVSKDRKVANQRAKEQTRKDRDRARIGMMNGEEQYLTRRDKGPQRRYVRDYIDARFSIGELFIPAAILILVVAFTQPVAIQQYFTYAVWGLLALVILDGVIVNYILKGRLRAKFGSVERGLAFYAIMRSVQIRPLRMPKPQVKRRQYPE; encoded by the coding sequence GTGAACAATGACGGTTCACACCCTGATGCTGCCCCGCAGCGTGAGGCTGAGCAGAAGAAAGGACGGCCGACGCCCAAGCGCAGTCAACAGGAATCGGTGCGTAAGCAGCCACTGGTGTCGAAGGATCGCAAGGTGGCGAACCAGAGGGCCAAGGAACAGACGCGCAAGGATCGTGATCGTGCCCGCATCGGCATGATGAACGGCGAAGAACAGTACCTGACTCGCCGTGACAAAGGACCTCAGCGTCGTTACGTCCGCGACTATATTGATGCCAGGTTCTCCATCGGAGAGCTGTTCATCCCGGCTGCGATTCTGATTCTGGTTGTGGCTTTCACCCAGCCCGTGGCCATTCAGCAGTACTTCACCTACGCGGTCTGGGGCCTGTTGGCTCTCGTCATCCTTGACGGTGTCATCGTCAACTACATCCTCAAGGGACGACTGCGAGCCAAATTCGGATCCGTCGAACGCGGCCTGGCGTTCTACGCGATCATGCGCAGCGTCCAGATTCGGCCGCTGCGCATGCCCAAGCCACAGGTCAAACGTCGCCAATACCCCGAGTAA
- a CDS encoding dipeptidase: MSESTSALDSAQLHAELDTIFDEVIDKLTDLVAIPSVAWPSFDPAHVRASAEAVAGLARDLGLEVNILTAAQEDGSEGYPAVVASVPAPAGAPTVLLYAHHDVQPPGKAEAWTTEPFTATRTGDRLYGRGAADDKAGIMVHLTALRLLSDRLGVGVTLFIEGEEEAGSPSFRNFLETYQDKLAADVIVVADSGNWAAGTPALTTSLRGMCAVEFSISTLDHAVHSGMYGGIVPDAMLAMTRVLSSLHDENGSVAVNGLKSQVDSDIDYAESTIREDSGVLESTALIGSGSLASRLWTQPSITVIGLDIPDVDVSSNTLQSSLRAKLSIRLAPGDSPENAVKVVEKHLRDNLPFGATLTIGDTEGGSPWQADMSDPVVQTAQQALTEAWGQDSVTMGIGGSIPFIADLLEVFPQASILVTGVEDPDARAHSANESLYLPDFKAAIVAEALLLQKLAHG, encoded by the coding sequence ATGAGCGAATCGACTTCTGCACTTGACAGTGCACAATTGCATGCCGAACTCGACACCATTTTCGACGAGGTGATCGACAAACTGACTGATCTTGTCGCGATCCCCTCGGTCGCGTGGCCAAGCTTCGATCCCGCACACGTGAGAGCCAGCGCCGAAGCAGTCGCGGGCCTCGCCCGCGACCTCGGGCTCGAAGTCAATATCCTGACCGCAGCTCAGGAAGACGGGTCCGAAGGCTATCCGGCTGTCGTCGCGTCGGTTCCGGCGCCCGCTGGAGCCCCGACTGTGCTGCTCTACGCCCACCACGATGTTCAGCCCCCGGGCAAGGCTGAGGCCTGGACGACCGAGCCCTTCACCGCCACCAGAACGGGGGACCGGCTCTACGGCCGTGGAGCCGCGGATGACAAAGCCGGCATCATGGTCCACCTCACCGCACTTCGTCTCCTGTCAGACCGCCTCGGCGTGGGTGTGACTCTCTTCATCGAAGGTGAGGAAGAGGCCGGCAGCCCCAGTTTCCGCAACTTCCTCGAGACCTACCAGGACAAACTCGCCGCGGACGTCATCGTCGTGGCAGATTCCGGCAACTGGGCGGCCGGCACCCCTGCACTGACGACGAGCCTGCGCGGAATGTGCGCAGTCGAATTCAGCATCTCCACGCTTGATCACGCCGTGCACTCGGGCATGTACGGCGGCATCGTCCCCGATGCGATGCTGGCGATGACGCGCGTGTTGAGCAGCCTTCATGATGAGAATGGATCCGTCGCCGTCAACGGGCTCAAATCTCAGGTCGACAGCGACATCGACTATGCGGAGTCGACGATCCGCGAAGACTCCGGTGTCCTCGAGTCGACCGCGCTCATCGGCTCAGGGTCATTGGCTTCGCGTCTCTGGACGCAGCCGTCGATCACCGTCATCGGTCTCGACATCCCCGACGTCGACGTGTCTTCGAACACTCTCCAGTCGAGCCTGAGGGCGAAACTGTCGATTCGACTCGCCCCCGGTGATAGCCCAGAGAATGCAGTGAAGGTCGTCGAGAAGCACCTTCGTGACAATCTTCCCTTCGGTGCCACCCTGACCATCGGAGACACCGAGGGCGGAAGCCCGTGGCAAGCCGATATGAGTGACCCTGTGGTGCAGACTGCGCAGCAGGCTCTCACCGAGGCCTGGGGTCAGGATTCGGTGACCATGGGGATCGGCGGCTCGATCCCGTTCATCGCCGATCTTCTCGAAGTCTTCCCTCAGGCGTCCATCTTGGTCACCGGAGTTGAGGACCCGGATGCCAGGGCACACAGCGCCAATGAGTCGCTGTATCTGCCTGACTTCAAGGCGGCCATCGTCGCCGAAGCACTGCTTCTGCAGAAATTGGCACACGGATGA
- a CDS encoding HesB/IscA family protein, giving the protein MTVTNETMATHEVELSSTAAEKVRSLLQQEGRDDLRLRVAVQPGGCSGLIYQLYFDERQLDGDAVRDFDGVEVIVDRMSVPYLGGSTIDFADTIEKQGFTIDNPNAGGSCACGDSFH; this is encoded by the coding sequence ATGACTGTGACGAACGAAACGATGGCCACGCACGAGGTCGAACTGTCGAGCACGGCAGCCGAGAAGGTGCGCAGCCTGCTGCAGCAAGAAGGTCGCGATGACCTGCGTCTGCGTGTGGCCGTTCAGCCCGGCGGCTGCTCCGGCCTGATCTACCAGCTCTACTTCGACGAGCGCCAGCTCGACGGTGACGCTGTACGTGACTTCGACGGCGTCGAGGTCATCGTCGATCGGATGAGCGTGCCCTACCTCGGTGGTTCGACCATCGATTTCGCCGACACCATCGAGAAGCAGGGATTCACGATCGACAACCCGAATGCCGGGGGCTCCTGCGCATGCGGTGACTCGTTCCACTGA